The following proteins come from a genomic window of Maniola hyperantus chromosome 8, iAphHyp1.2, whole genome shotgun sequence:
- the LOC117984218 gene encoding myophilin, with product MPARNKEQEDEVLTWITAVLGEPLPKGAYEDILKDGIVLCKLINKLAPGSVKKIQEKGTNFQLMENIQRFQAAIKKYGVPEEEIFQTADLFERRNIPQVTLCLYALGRITQKHPEWTGPQLGPKMADKNERTFTEEQLRAHNAELNLQMGYNKGASQSGLGSFGNTRHM from the exons ATGCCT GCCAGAAACAAGGAACAGGAGGATGAAGTTTTGACCTGGATCACCGCGGTCCTTGGAGAACCCTTACCCAAGGGCGCCTATGAAGacattctgaaggatggcaTTGTTTTGTGCAAACTTATCAATAAACTTGCACCTGGATCAGTAAAGAAGATTCAGGAGAAAGGAACCAACTTCCAGCTCATGGAAAACATTCAAAG GTTCCAAGCAGCTATTAAAAAGTACGGAGTTCCGGAGGAAGAAATTTTCCAGACTGCCGATCTGTTCGAGAGGCGTAACATTCCTCAAGTCACTCTGTGCTTGTACGCTTTGGGAAGAATT aCTCAAAAACATCCGGAATGGACTGGCCCACAATTAGGACCCAAGATGGCGGACAAAAATGAAAGGACCTTCACAGAGGAACAGCTTAGGGCACATAACGCCGAACTTAACCTTCAAATGGGCTACAACAAAGGTGCTTCTCAGTCCGGACTCGGTAGCTTCGGTAATACCCGTcatatgtaa